The Eleutherodactylus coqui strain aEleCoq1 chromosome 6, aEleCoq1.hap1, whole genome shotgun sequence genome window below encodes:
- the LOC136571739 gene encoding olfactory receptor 8U3-like, which yields MEAENKTWNDFVLLGFLEGRVVCSILMASIYIMIIISNFAVFSIIKMDSHLQTPMYFLLSCLSLLDICYSSVTLPAMLVNAITGNRRISYHRCITQLYFFVCFGGSECLLLAAMAYDRYVAICSPLHYHIIMNKTFCLGFASGCCFCGVLDAVFHTSMTLKLTFCGDHHINHFFCDIFPMLEAACSDIHSSQMLINMATVFFGMSPFLLVMNSYIHIISTILKIRSTEGRQKVFSTCSSHLTVVTIFYIAGIFNYNHPRSGGSFIIVQGSSILYGVLSPLLNPVIYCLRNQEVKKALKKAITRI from the coding sequence ATGGAAGCAGAAAATAAAACATGGAATGATTTTGTCCTACTAGGATTTTTGGAAGGACGAGTTGTTTGCTCAATTTTAATGGCCTCCATTTACAtaatgatcatcatcagtaattttGCAGTGTTCAGCATCATTAAGATGGACAGCCATCTCCAGACCCCCATGTATTTCTTGTTGAGTTGTCTATCCTTACTAGATATCTGTTATTCTTCTGTCACCCTTCCAGCTATGCTGGTCAATGCTATCACAGGGAACAGGAGGATATCCTACCATAGATGTATCACACAGCTCTATTTCTTTGTCTGTTTCGGGGGATCTGAATGTCTTCTCTTAGCCGCCATGGCTTATGACCGATACGTGGCCATATGTAGCCCTCTCCATTACCACATCATTATGAATAAGACTTTCTGCTTAGGATTTGCTTCTGGgtgctgtttttgtggggtgttgGATGCCGTATTCCATACTTCCATGACCCTAAAGCTAACTTTCTGTGGAGATCATCATATCAACCATTTCTTCTGTGACATTTTTCCAATGTTAGAAGCAGCATGCAGTGATATTCACAGCAGCCAAATGTTGATAAACATGGCTACCGTATTTTTCGGAATGTCGCCTTTTCTACTTGTGATGAATTCCTACATACATATCATTTCTACTATCTTGAAAATCCGCTCTACGGAAGGAAGACAGAAGGTCTTCTCTACATGTTCCTCACATCTCACAGTTGTCACTATCTTCTATATTGCTGGCATTTTCAACTACAATCATCCTCGTTCTGGAGGCTCCTTCATCATTGTCCAAGGTTCATCTATTCTCTATGGTGTTCTGTCCCCTTTGTTAAACCCTGTCATCTACTGTTTGAGAAATCAAGAGGTAAAAAAAGCCTTGAAGAAAGCAATCACTAGAATATGA